From one Trifolium pratense cultivar HEN17-A07 linkage group LG1, ARS_RC_1.1, whole genome shotgun sequence genomic stretch:
- the LOC123903058 gene encoding BTB/POZ domain-containing protein At3g19850-like: MKHSLPNKNNVELSWHGQEVEAMSKLCDLQIHINDEETFFLYESLISRYCGKLKKMLNGEKGRFYINDFPRGPYGFELVLKFCYNNGKIFINASNVLILHTCALYLEMTEEIFSNNLLQQTQTFLDEIYNWKWNEIIVSLKSCDCEIFYSYANSYNFLEKVICVLIAKLVKNSDFNFIASSSLPPLSSSKSNFAKRNSFSTKISPKIIVSDWAEIQLRSTIKSNIPNKAWWFEDLATLPPKIIEMFLKGIGAYKSDNKNVIVTRFLLYYMKKITSISCKSNSEYASLGETASYGVINVGDKNFSCRGLFCVLRIVSKFGISNDCRKKMEKLIGGMLEKATLDDLLVCGHDMGLYYDVSFVIRLIKLFVDINGNDVMKMKKVGGLIDKYLIEISPDQKLKISKFLEVAECLPDFARDCFDGVYRAIDMYLESHPMIAFEESSRLCRCLNYNKLTFEVCKDLAKNPKIPPRIAMQALISQQINIPISCEFTNDESKTMISPSQINLCYQDNNDNFLEEKEDMSINLEKMQWRVRELEKLCKEMKVQMSKFTGHNV; the protein is encoded by the exons ATGAAGCACTCTCTTCCAAATAAAAACAATGTAGAACTATCTTGGCATGGACAAG AAGTAGAAGCTATGTCAAAATTGTGTGACTTGCAAATCCACATTAATGATGAAGAAACATTCTTTTTATACGAG AGCTTGATATCAAGATATTGtggaaaattgaagaaaatgttAAATGGTGAAAAGGGAAGATTTTATATCAATGATTTCCCTAGAGGGCCATATGGATTTGAGTtagttttgaaattttgttacAACAATGGCAAAATCTTCATCAATGCTTCCAATGTTCTTATCCTTCACACTTGTGCTCTTTATCTTGAAATGACTGAAGAAATTTTTAGCAACAATCTCTTGCAACAAACACAAACATTTCTTGATGAGATTTATAATTGGAAATGGAACGAAATAATAGTAAGTCTCAAGAGTTGTGATTGTgagatattttattcatatgCAAATAGCTATAATTTTTTGGAGAAGGTTATTTGTGTATTAATAGCAAAGTTAGTTAAAAATTCGGATTTTAATTTCATCGCTTCCTCTTCCTTGCCGCCGCTATCTTCTTCTAAAAGTAATTTTGCAAAGAGAAACTCTTTTTCGACCAAAATTTCTCCGAAGATTATTGTTTCAGATTGGGCCGAGATCCAGCTTAGATCAACGATAAAGTCAAATATTCCCAACAAAGCTTGGTGGTTCGAAGATTTGGCTACTTTACCACCAAAGATCATTGAGATGTTTCTTAAGGGTATTGGAGCTTATAAAAGTGATAATAAAAATGTAATTGTCACAAGATTTTTGCtttattatatgaaaaaaatcactTCAATAAGTTGCAAAAGCAATAGTGAGTATGCTAGTCTTGGAGAAACAGCTTCTTATGGAGTCATAAATGTTGGTGACAAGAATTTTTCATGTAGAGGACTTTTTTGTGTACTAAGGATTGTATCAAAGTTTGGAATAAGTAATGATTGTAGGAAGAAAATGGAGAAGTTGATTGGTGGAATGCTTGAGAAAGCAACTTTGGATGATCTACTAGTTTGTGGACATGACATGGGACTTTATTATGATGTTAGTTTTGTGATAAGGttgattaaattatttgttgatATTAATGGAAATGAtgtgatgaaaatgaaaaaagttgGTGGATTAATTGACAAGTATTTGATTGAGATATCTCCTGATCAGAAGCTTAAGATCTCAAAATTCCTTGAAGTTGCTGAATGTTTGCCTGATTTTGCAAGGGATTGCTTTGATGGGGTCTATAGAGCCATTGACATGTATCTTgag TCTCATCCAATGATTGCTTTTGAGGAGAGTTCAAGATTGTGTAGATGTCTTAATTACAACAAACTCACctttgaagtttgtaaagatctAGCTAAGAATCCCAAAATACCTCCAAGGATTGCAATGCAAGCACttatttctcaacaaataaataTTCCAATATCATGTGAGTTTACAAATGATGAAAGTAAAACCATGATCAGCCCTTCACAAATCAATTTGTGCTATCAAGATAACAATGACAATTTCTTGGAAGAGAAAGAAGATATGAGTATAAATCTTGAGAAGATGCAATGGAGAGTAAGGGAATTGGAGAAATTATGCAAGGAAATGAAGGTTCAGATGTCTAAATTTACTGGCCATAATGTATAG